Proteins found in one Methylophilaceae bacterium genomic segment:
- a CDS encoding autotransporter domain-containing protein, translated as MLSRTFSFKFIKIGHVVISAAFFALAAFSSSLSAATYELGTTIAGSDSSGSTIYNSNVQSYNYGSLLGAPSTLIINIYGNTTNFTGSIRQFNYTPNTFAALGVSGGEFTGSDSFVLGSGVVVDSVTLGSAASGQYSAIFDGIGYEWTGSIGSSSTVTSYAVETSGSLALNGGNYINGDTRADSGVNVLGSGNFMNGDVDANITFNNAGSLTVAGGGDVTGNINFGGYNGLLTLSDGSDVAGSIDTSSSRTGSVVFENNSIVTGSIGSTSAIEEVSANGTGVVQINGLTNATEVNLYAAGTVAFGGGLDTRFSDSDNGLVNFRNYNGTVQIGNDSSLYGDVINSANNLGTLTFVSGAQSMNGQIGTDSNKINTLNIGGANTGLGFDVSTDVYSTTTVNGDVFATSTVLNNSSVASSELILATGKNITGTSVTTADANKGILTLQGGDQTVTASVGASGAWLNTVNSGADSANSTITGDVYSVNVTNTGSGTSNFNGNVTATNINVDAGTSYFNQSVNATTTRIGTGTGHFNTVGGTTSSTNLNFTGNGTANLNQGMTFTNIDYAGNDATVNVAADKNLVGTAISTTTDGTGYLNMLGGTQTVDATVGAASLGLNKITAGADGATTNFTNTAAVYANTLEVTGNGLVNLSGGLVGNLDYVNNVSSENGTVTIASGKNLIGNVTTGASGYSQGVLTMIGGEQQVSGTIGSDGAPLTTVNAGATGSTTTLNGMTYADTLQFTGNGTVVLNGTNSANPVAGLKGTVDFGTNAITDTGTLEVGDGVNLTTGATGINFKDANNATLTFNGSSTVTGNIGSAGNDDNNVFKTINAGVTGKFVTFLGDVYVSASTFHVTGDGVVNLGGDLYGPLTFDSPSEGSVNIANNKSIIVSSGPQVTSYGTSSAGKGTVNFVGGTTLSGDVGTSSAYILAANFHNTTSDTTNSPLYVGSVTQTLNKNIYATTTTIGNDLGYATVGDVTANVFLGNALTLSAGTTVSTSTTTLNTAGSVDALSGSVVFNHSKNADGTLTNVATVTQSTFGESVFTTNGGTLNFAVASEAYNNSFGGGQLSSDVTQSSKVSGGTGSTLAMNGNEKVNISLLGSLRNNVSYTLIDVASGDTNANQAATLIDNSYVIDTILSRSNGDLVLTTSRDENTYVNKSNTLGHFSNNAATTLAGLGALGTGYSSDMQVVFNQLDLDQWGYGNNQANLANEVKRLAPISNGSLTRSAVAANTLALDVANSRMAGLRGDIVLANSLTGISSGNAQPDSAFWMRALGSTAKQDQRKSYDGYRTNTYGAAFGLDHNVTDDLILGFGLAAVTARVDQHDFRSADDARINNYSGMIYGSYNLSNEAYVEGVINYTENKYRGDRATAVGRNARYDFDGNQYGGRLGAGYKISLGNNTTFIPMASIEYSRLEQDAYTEKDAGAIGLNVDSQSYSRTRYGLGGRLTTKLGTEIIYRPEIDLGWYRDTGTLNKDVVASYIGGGEKFVTPGTDYIGRNFVNLGLGLNVEASQLTTIQVRYDLDASNGFESHTGSIAARINF; from the coding sequence ATGCTATCCAGAACATTTTCATTTAAATTTATTAAGATCGGGCATGTAGTAATTTCTGCTGCATTCTTTGCGCTTGCTGCTTTTTCATCATCATTATCTGCGGCTACGTACGAACTGGGAACAACGATAGCCGGTAGTGATTCAAGTGGCTCAACAATTTATAACTCAAATGTTCAATCTTATAATTATGGGTCGTTGTTGGGTGCCCCAAGCACACTGATAATTAATATTTATGGTAACACCACCAATTTCACTGGCTCCATCCGCCAGTTTAACTACACCCCCAACACCTTCGCTGCGCTTGGGGTCAGTGGCGGGGAATTTACTGGTAGCGATAGTTTTGTATTGGGCTCTGGAGTTGTTGTTGATTCTGTTACGTTAGGCTCTGCAGCATCAGGGCAATATAGCGCTATATTTGATGGTATTGGTTATGAGTGGACTGGCAGTATTGGTAGTTCATCGACTGTTACTTCCTATGCTGTTGAAACATCTGGATCTCTTGCTTTGAATGGGGGTAACTACATTAATGGTGATACGCGTGCTGATAGTGGTGTTAATGTTCTAGGTTCTGGTAATTTTATGAATGGTGATGTTGATGCCAACATAACTTTTAACAATGCGGGTTCACTCACGGTTGCTGGTGGCGGTGATGTTACGGGAAATATTAACTTTGGTGGCTATAATGGTCTTTTGACTTTAAGTGATGGAAGTGATGTTGCTGGTAGCATCGATACATCTTCAAGCAGGACTGGGTCAGTAGTTTTTGAAAATAATAGTATTGTGACTGGTTCTATTGGCTCTACCTCAGCAATTGAAGAGGTCAGTGCTAATGGTACAGGTGTTGTGCAAATTAACGGCTTAACAAACGCAACTGAGGTCAATCTTTATGCTGCAGGTACAGTCGCTTTTGGCGGAGGATTGGATACCCGTTTTTCTGACAGCGATAACGGCCTCGTGAATTTTAGAAACTACAACGGTACTGTACAAATTGGTAATGACTCTTCTTTATATGGCGATGTTATCAACAGCGCAAACAATCTTGGTACCTTAACTTTTGTATCTGGCGCGCAATCAATGAACGGGCAGATTGGTACCGATTCAAACAAAATTAATACTTTAAACATCGGCGGTGCTAATACAGGCTTAGGTTTTGATGTGTCTACCGATGTGTATTCAACTACAACCGTCAATGGTGATGTGTTTGCTACTAGCACTGTTTTAAATAACTCATCTGTTGCAAGTTCTGAATTGATTTTAGCAACTGGGAAAAATATTACAGGTACTTCTGTCACAACAGCTGATGCTAATAAAGGTATTTTAACTTTGCAAGGTGGCGATCAGACTGTTACAGCTAGTGTTGGCGCTAGTGGTGCTTGGCTAAATACAGTAAATTCCGGCGCTGATTCTGCAAATTCAACCATTACAGGCGATGTTTACTCAGTTAATGTGACGAATACTGGTTCTGGCACATCTAATTTCAACGGTAATGTGACTGCAACTAATATCAACGTTGATGCTGGTACGTCTTATTTCAATCAGTCAGTGAATGCAACTACCACAAGAATTGGAACAGGTACAGGACATTTCAATACTGTAGGTGGTACAACCTCGAGCACTAATTTAAATTTTACTGGTAATGGTACGGCCAATCTTAATCAAGGAATGACATTTACCAACATTGATTATGCTGGAAATGATGCAACAGTCAATGTGGCAGCAGATAAAAACCTTGTAGGAACTGCTATTTCAACAACAACCGATGGGACTGGCTATCTGAATATGTTGGGTGGCACTCAAACTGTTGATGCAACGGTAGGCGCAGCCTCATTGGGTTTAAATAAAATCACAGCAGGTGCTGATGGGGCGACAACTAACTTTACCAATACCGCTGCAGTATATGCCAATACATTGGAAGTGACTGGTAATGGTTTAGTCAATCTTTCTGGAGGTTTGGTTGGGAACTTGGACTATGTTAATAACGTATCGTCTGAGAATGGCACAGTTACAATTGCAAGTGGTAAAAATTTAATTGGTAATGTAACTACGGGAGCTTCTGGCTACAGCCAAGGCGTATTGACAATGATTGGTGGCGAACAGCAAGTCAGTGGCACTATCGGTTCAGATGGCGCGCCTCTGACTACGGTCAATGCAGGTGCCACCGGTTCTACCACAACGCTAAATGGTATGACGTATGCCGATACCCTTCAGTTTACCGGTAACGGTACAGTCGTACTAAACGGAACAAACAGTGCAAATCCTGTTGCGGGATTAAAAGGAACTGTAGATTTTGGAACTAATGCAATCACAGACACAGGAACTTTAGAAGTTGGTGATGGTGTAAATTTAACAACGGGTGCAACTGGAATTAACTTCAAAGATGCTAATAATGCAACGCTAACGTTTAATGGTTCAAGCACTGTGACAGGCAATATTGGTAGCGCAGGAAATGATGATAATAACGTTTTCAAAACTATTAACGCGGGTGTGACTGGCAAGTTTGTAACCTTCTTGGGTGATGTTTATGTGAGTGCATCAACATTCCACGTAACAGGAGATGGTGTGGTTAACCTAGGTGGCGATTTGTACGGTCCATTAACGTTTGACAGTCCTTCTGAAGGATCCGTAAATATTGCTAATAATAAATCTATTATTGTTTCAAGTGGCCCGCAAGTGACCTCTTACGGCACTTCTTCAGCAGGTAAAGGTACAGTCAATTTCGTGGGTGGGACAACGCTTTCTGGGGATGTTGGTACATCAAGTGCATATATTTTAGCGGCTAACTTTCACAACACAACGAGTGATACTACAAACAGTCCACTTTATGTGGGTTCAGTAACGCAAACACTTAATAAAAATATTTACGCCACCACTACAACGATTGGTAATGATCTTGGATATGCAACTGTTGGTGATGTTACGGCGAATGTATTCTTGGGTAACGCATTAACACTGTCTGCAGGAACAACTGTATCAACTTCCACTACCACCTTAAATACAGCTGGTTCTGTTGATGCATTAAGTGGCAGCGTTGTGTTTAATCATAGTAAAAATGCAGATGGAACTTTGACTAATGTTGCAACTGTCACACAGTCAACTTTTGGAGAAAGTGTATTTACTACAAATGGCGGTACATTAAATTTTGCGGTGGCTAGTGAAGCTTACAATAATAGTTTTGGCGGGGGGCAGCTAAGCTCGGACGTCACGCAATCAAGTAAAGTTAGCGGTGGTACAGGGTCGACTTTAGCAATGAACGGTAATGAGAAAGTTAACATTAGCTTACTTGGCAGTTTGCGTAATAATGTTTCATATACATTAATTGATGTTGCAAGTGGAGATACTAATGCAAATCAAGCCGCAACGCTTATTGACAACAGCTACGTAATTGACACTATACTGTCTCGTTCAAATGGTGATTTAGTTTTAACAACTAGTCGTGATGAGAATACCTATGTAAATAAATCCAATACACTTGGTCATTTCTCTAATAACGCTGCAACTACGCTTGCTGGCCTTGGTGCTTTAGGTACTGGTTATAGTAGTGATATGCAAGTCGTATTTAATCAGCTAGATCTTGATCAGTGGGGTTATGGTAATAATCAAGCTAATTTAGCAAATGAGGTTAAGAGGTTGGCTCCTATTTCAAATGGATCCTTAACCAGGTCAGCTGTCGCTGCTAATACATTGGCGCTTGATGTTGCAAATTCGCGTATGGCTGGATTACGTGGAGATATAGTATTGGCTAATAGTTTGACTGGTATATCATCCGGGAATGCACAGCCTGATTCAGCTTTTTGGATGAGGGCGCTTGGCTCAACTGCTAAGCAAGATCAACGTAAGAGCTATGATGGTTATAGAACTAATACTTATGGAGCTGCTTTTGGATTGGATCATAATGTCACAGATGACCTCATTCTTGGGTTTGGTCTTGCTGCTGTGACTGCAAGAGTTGATCAACATGATTTCCGTAGTGCTGATGATGCTCGAATCAACAACTATTCTGGCATGATTTATGGTAGTTACAATCTTAGTAATGAGGCTTATGTAGAGGGTGTCATAAACTATACTGAAAATAAATACAGAGGCGATAGAGCAACTGCAGTTGGAAGAAATGCCCGCTATGACTTTGACGGGAATCAATATGGCGGTAGGTTGGGTGCAGGATATAAGATTAGTTTAGGTAATAATACGACATTTATTCCAATGGCCTCCATTGAGTACAGTCGATTAGAGCAAGATGCTTATACTGAAAAAGATGCAGGTGCTATTGGATTAAATGTAGACAGTCAGTCCTATAGTCGTACTCGATATGGTCTTGGTGGTAGGTTAACAACTAAACTTGGCACTGAAATAATTTATCGCCCAGAAATTGACTTAGGTTGGTATAGAGATACGGGAACACTTAATAAAGACGTAGTTGCATCATATATTGGCGGCGGGGAGAAATTTGTGACGCCTGGTACGGATTATATTGGTCGCAATTTTGTGAATCTAGGCCTTGGTTTAAATGTTGAAGCTAGTCAGTTAACAACAATTCAGGTGCGCTATGATTTGGATGCAAGTAATGGTTTTGAAAGTCATACTGGCTCAATCGCTGCTAGAATAAACTTTTAA